From Verrucomicrobiota bacterium:
GTCGATGAAAATCGTGATTTGCTCGGGTTATCAGCGGCTAATGGCGCTGCGGCTTTGAGCGGCACATTTGTGGTCAATGGCAGTCCTACCCAGACAGCCATGGTGGAAACTTCCGGGGGGAGTAGCCAGTTGGCTCACTTATCGACAGCCTGTGTTGTTTTATTTGTCCTACTCTTTCTGACTGGTCCCCTCCAGTTCCTTCCAGTTTGTGTGCTCGGGGCGATTGTTTTTACCATCGCGATCCGCCTTGTGGATGTCGCTGGTTTCCGTGACCTCTGGAGGAAATCGCGGCATGAATGGCGTTTGGCACTGATTACAGCACTTTCGGTTGTTCTTTTCGGAGTGGAAAATGGCATCCTGATCGCCTTGATCCTGTCATTACTCCAGCACGTCAGGCACAGTTATCATCCCTCCACATCGATCGAGGGAAAGACTCCTGACGGACATTGGATCATGCACCACTTCGACACGGGAGAAATGGCGGAGGAGGGACTCGCTGTTTACTGGTTTGGCTCGTCCCTCTTTTATGCGAACTCCGACCGGTTTGCGACGAAGGCGCGGCATTTAGTCAAAAAGTTCTCCCCTGGATTAAAATGGGTGGTGGTGGATGCAGGAGCGATCAGTGCGATAGATTATACGTCAGGGGGGATGATCAGGGAGCTCGATGATGATATGAAAAGGCAAGGGATCCGCATGGTTTTTGTCCACCTGAGCAGGAGCGCAAAAAAAGACATGGAACAACTCGGACTCAATGATGTTTTTGGTGAGGAACGCCGTTTTGAATCCTTACGTGACTGTCTTGCGGCTTATCATGCCGCGCAGAATCTCCCCGTCTAGAGGGAATTGCGCAGGCACTCGACCACGATCCAGAAAACGATTCCCAATGTGAGGAACATCTTACAAATGACAGCTAAGAGGAATCCCGCTGCGGCCCCAACACCCGATTTCAGGGAATGCCACCACTCTTTTTTTGCAAAGATTTTTTCCCCTGCGAAAGCCCCGATAAAACTGCCGATAATGACCCCCATGAATCCGTAGAAAAATCCCACAGTCATTCCCACTCCTGCCCCACCAACGCCCCAGCGGCCGGAACCGGTGATTTTGGCGGCCCCCATCACAGACAGATAGTCGATAACTAGAATCAAGATAAAGACAAATACCGCTGCGCTGATCAGCCATCCACTAAAATAATCCGGCATGAATATCTTATGAAGTACCAAGGCTGCCATGATCAGGGCAAATCCCGGTAGGGCTGGAAGTACGACTCCTAATATACCTGCTAAAATCATGACCCAAAAAATAAACCAGATGATCGCGTCCATATAAAATTTAATCCCTTATTTTATTTTGATTATCCCAGTCGAGAGTTTCTTAAGACAAACTGCCGAACCCCTATTATCATGATGATGATGATGTCGGACATTGATATCGTCATCCTTATCGGAGTATTGGCTGATCGTGCGAATAAGCAGGACAATACTCATGGGCACCATTTTGCGCTTCAAA
This genomic window contains:
- a CDS encoding SulP family inorganic anion transporter, translating into MDRSQLIANLVAGLSLAAMNIPQAMGYAKIAGMPVITGLYTLLLPLVVFAVLGSSRYLVVASDSATAAILAGGLAGLAVMGSPEYVGLAGMVALLTAGMLLLARILNLGFLADFLSRTVLIGFLTGVGFQVGIAVLNTMLKINVVGNNPVHQLFEVIVNLDRTHLPTAGLSLSIIIAVVYLQKKFPRFPGALMAVIAAVILSYVFGFSQYGMEVIGPVSGDFPHPVLPAFEKNMIMNLLPVAMSCFIMIVAQSSLTARAYGTKHHQHVDENRDLLGLSAANGAAALSGTFVVNGSPTQTAMVETSGGSSQLAHLSTACVVLFVLLFLTGPLQFLPVCVLGAIVFTIAIRLVDVAGFRDLWRKSRHEWRLALITALSVVLFGVENGILIALILSLLQHVRHSYHPSTSIEGKTPDGHWIMHHFDTGEMAEEGLAVYWFGSSLFYANSDRFATKARHLVKKFSPGLKWVVVDAGAISAIDYTSGGMIRELDDDMKRQGIRMVFVHLSRSAKKDMEQLGLNDVFGEERRFESLRDCLAAYHAAQNLPV
- a CDS encoding DUF456 domain-containing protein, whose amino-acid sequence is MDAIIWFIFWVMILAGILGVVLPALPGFALIMAALVLHKIFMPDYFSGWLISAAVFVFILILVIDYLSVMGAAKITGSGRWGVGGAGVGMTVGFFYGFMGVIIGSFIGAFAGEKIFAKKEWWHSLKSGVGAAAGFLLAVICKMFLTLGIVFWIVVECLRNSL